The following are encoded in a window of Pseudomonas multiresinivorans genomic DNA:
- the hrpA gene encoding ATP-dependent RNA helicase HrpA — translation MTPETTPTPEQLLQRMDHALIRDRHRLRRQLHELRKHPDDAKLAQWAERFQASCAKVEARRASIPKIRYDDSLPIAAKRDEIKAALEKSQVVVIAGETGSGKTTQLPKICLELGRGTHGLIGHTQPRRLAARSVATRVAEEIGTPLGSLVGYQVRFEDQSDESTLIKLMTDGILLAETQHDRYLERYDTIIVDEAHERSLNIDFLLGFLKTLLPRRPDLKLIITSATIDLERFSKHFGDAPIVEVSGRTYPVETWYRPLAAEVDEDGEALFDDLSVDQGILRALDEIAAHEREIGKRPGDVLVFLPGEREIRDAADMLRKANLRHTEVLPLYARLTPAEQQKIFAPMPGRKIVLATNVAETSLTVPGIRYVIDSGTARISRYSYRAKVQRLPIEAVSQASANQRKGRCGRVEPGICVRLYSEEDFNGRPAFTDPEILRTNLAAVILQMLHLRLGDIEAFPFIEPPDGKAINDGFTLLQELSAVNREGQLTPLGRQLARLPIDPRLGRMLLEAAQLGSLPEVLTVASALSVQDPRERPMDRQQAADQAHAQWKDPDSDFAALINLWRGFEEQRQALGSNPLRNWCRKNFLNYLRLREWRDAHRQLTLICKELQLPFTKPDASRSSELAREQPNTAKPQSNKGPQPAVDKGAKPVREQARSYKDGQSADAKQRDIDYAAVHKAILSGLLSQIGQKAEEGDYLGARQRRFWIHPSSVIGRKKPQWIMAAELVETTKLFARMVAKIEPDWLEPLAGHLVKKNYLEPHWEKRRGQVVAYEQVTLYGLIIIGRRAVHYGPIDAPVSREMFIREALVRGEINSRAKCLSANRQLLEKLDELEAKARRRDILADEETLFAYYDERLPADIYQSASFEKWYEREHKAKPDLLIMREEDVLARDASEVTAGLYPDRLQLGELQLPLTYHFEPGHVRDGVTLRVPAPLLPQLPAERLEWLVPGLLEAKCIELVRSLPKAIRKNFVPVPDFVRAALGKIVFAEGALSESLGRELQRMTGSRVPEEAWAEAETQVESHLRMNIEVVDARGKFLGEGRDLAELTARFAEASQAALAIPQADKPQKPVEAKGFAGVAEKVQQKIAGLSMTVYPALVEEAGVVKENRFPTQAEADYQHRRALQRLLLQQLAEPAKFLRSKLPGQTDMGLLYRELGRVESLVEDILLASLDSAILEGETNLPRDGAGLASLAEKKRGAWTEHAERIARLTLEILKLWHGLQKRFKGKVDLAMTVPLNDVKGQLAKLVYPGFARDTPLEWLKEIPRYLKAVEQRLDKVAGQVQRDRVWSGEMAGYWEQYSARLAKHAQEGKRDPELVLYRWMLEEYRVSLFAQQLGTKIPVSDKRLSKQWSQVEA, via the coding sequence ATGACCCCAGAAACCACGCCGACTCCCGAACAGCTCCTGCAGCGCATGGACCATGCGCTGATCCGCGACCGCCATCGCCTGCGCCGGCAGCTCCACGAACTGCGCAAGCACCCCGACGACGCCAAGCTCGCCCAGTGGGCCGAGCGCTTCCAGGCCTCCTGCGCCAAGGTCGAGGCGCGCCGCGCGAGCATTCCGAAGATTCGCTACGACGACAGCCTGCCGATTGCCGCCAAACGCGACGAGATCAAGGCTGCACTGGAAAAGAGCCAGGTGGTGGTGATCGCCGGTGAGACCGGTTCGGGCAAGACCACGCAGCTGCCGAAGATCTGCCTGGAGCTGGGTCGCGGCACCCACGGCCTGATCGGCCACACCCAGCCGCGCCGGCTGGCCGCGCGTAGCGTGGCCACCCGTGTCGCCGAGGAGATCGGTACGCCGCTGGGCTCGCTGGTCGGCTACCAGGTGCGCTTCGAGGACCAGAGCGACGAAAGCACGCTGATCAAGCTGATGACCGACGGCATCCTGCTGGCCGAGACCCAGCACGACCGCTACCTGGAACGCTACGACACGATCATCGTCGACGAAGCCCACGAACGCAGCCTGAACATCGACTTCCTGCTCGGCTTCCTGAAGACGCTGCTGCCGCGGCGCCCCGACCTCAAGCTGATCATCACCTCGGCGACCATCGATCTGGAGCGTTTCTCCAAGCATTTCGGCGACGCGCCGATCGTCGAGGTCTCGGGCCGCACCTACCCGGTGGAAACCTGGTACCGCCCGCTGGCGGCGGAAGTGGACGAGGACGGCGAGGCGCTGTTCGATGATCTCTCCGTGGACCAGGGCATTCTCCGCGCGCTGGACGAGATCGCCGCCCACGAACGCGAGATCGGCAAGCGCCCCGGCGACGTGCTGGTGTTCCTCCCCGGCGAGCGTGAAATCCGCGACGCCGCCGACATGCTGCGCAAGGCCAACCTCCGGCACACCGAAGTGTTGCCGCTGTATGCGCGCCTGACGCCGGCCGAGCAGCAGAAGATCTTCGCGCCCATGCCGGGGCGCAAGATCGTGCTCGCCACCAACGTCGCCGAAACCTCGCTGACAGTACCGGGTATCCGTTACGTGATCGATAGCGGCACCGCGCGCATCAGCCGCTACAGCTACCGCGCCAAGGTCCAGCGCCTGCCCATCGAGGCCGTTTCGCAGGCCAGCGCCAACCAGCGCAAGGGCCGTTGCGGCCGGGTCGAGCCGGGCATCTGCGTGCGCCTGTACAGCGAGGAAGATTTCAACGGCCGCCCGGCCTTCACCGATCCGGAAATCCTGCGCACCAACCTCGCGGCGGTGATCCTGCAGATGCTGCATCTGCGCCTGGGCGACATCGAAGCCTTCCCCTTTATCGAGCCGCCGGATGGCAAGGCCATCAACGATGGCTTCACCCTGCTGCAGGAACTCTCGGCAGTGAACCGCGAGGGCCAGCTCACGCCGCTGGGCCGCCAGCTCGCGCGCCTGCCCATCGACCCGCGCCTGGGCCGCATGCTGCTGGAAGCGGCACAACTGGGCAGCTTGCCTGAAGTGCTCACCGTGGCCAGCGCGCTATCCGTGCAGGACCCGCGCGAGCGGCCGATGGATCGCCAGCAGGCCGCCGACCAGGCCCACGCGCAGTGGAAGGACCCGGACTCGGACTTCGCTGCGCTGATCAACCTCTGGCGCGGCTTCGAAGAACAGCGCCAGGCGCTGGGCTCCAACCCGCTGCGCAACTGGTGCCGGAAGAATTTCCTGAATTACCTGCGGCTGCGCGAGTGGCGCGATGCGCACCGCCAACTGACGTTGATCTGCAAGGAATTGCAGTTGCCCTTCACGAAGCCAGATGCTTCTCGTAGCAGCGAGCTTGCTCGCGAACAGCCCAACACTGCGAAACCCCAGAGCAATAAAGGCCCTCAGCCCGCCGTCGATAAAGGCGCGAAACCGGTTCGCGAGCAAGCTCGCTCCTACAAGGACGGCCAGTCCGCGGACGCGAAGCAGCGCGACATCGATTACGCCGCCGTGCACAAGGCGATCCTCTCCGGCCTGCTCAGCCAGATCGGCCAGAAGGCGGAGGAGGGCGACTACCTCGGCGCGCGCCAGCGGCGCTTCTGGATTCATCCCTCCAGCGTGATCGGCCGCAAGAAGCCGCAGTGGATCATGGCCGCCGAACTGGTGGAGACCACCAAGCTGTTCGCCCGCATGGTCGCGAAGATCGAGCCGGACTGGCTGGAACCGCTGGCCGGGCATCTGGTGAAGAAAAACTACCTGGAACCGCACTGGGAGAAACGCCGCGGCCAGGTGGTGGCCTACGAGCAGGTCACCCTGTATGGCCTGATCATCATTGGTCGCCGCGCTGTGCACTACGGCCCGATCGATGCGCCGGTGTCCCGCGAGATGTTCATCCGCGAGGCGCTGGTGCGCGGCGAGATCAACAGCCGCGCCAAGTGCCTGTCGGCCAACCGCCAGTTGCTGGAGAAGCTCGACGAACTGGAAGCCAAGGCACGCCGGCGCGACATCCTCGCCGACGAGGAAACCCTGTTCGCCTACTACGACGAGCGCCTGCCGGCAGATATCTACCAGTCCGCCAGCTTCGAGAAATGGTACGAGCGCGAGCACAAGGCAAAACCGGACCTGCTGATCATGCGCGAGGAAGATGTTCTCGCCCGCGATGCCAGCGAAGTCACCGCCGGCCTCTACCCGGACCGCCTGCAACTGGGTGAGCTGCAGTTGCCGCTGACCTACCATTTCGAGCCGGGCCACGTGCGCGACGGCGTGACCCTGCGCGTGCCGGCGCCACTGTTGCCGCAACTACCCGCCGAGCGCCTGGAATGGCTGGTGCCGGGCCTGCTGGAAGCCAAGTGCATCGAGCTGGTGCGCAGCCTGCCAAAGGCCATCCGCAAGAACTTCGTGCCGGTGCCGGACTTCGTCCGCGCCGCGCTGGGCAAGATTGTCTTCGCCGAGGGCGCGCTGTCCGAATCTCTCGGTCGCGAGCTGCAGCGCATGACCGGCAGCCGCGTGCCGGAAGAGGCCTGGGCGGAGGCCGAAACGCAGGTGGAAAGCCACCTGCGAATGAACATTGAAGTGGTCGACGCCCGGGGCAAGTTCCTCGGCGAAGGTCGCGATCTGGCGGAACTGACCGCACGCTTCGCCGAGGCCAGCCAGGCTGCGCTGGCGATCCCACAGGCGGACAAGCCGCAGAAGCCGGTGGAAGCCAAGGGCTTCGCTGGAGTGGCGGAGAAGGTCCAGCAGAAGATCGCCGGGTTGTCGATGACGGTCTATCCGGCGCTGGTGGAAGAGGCCGGCGTGGTGAAGGAAAACCGTTTCCCGACCCAGGCCGAGGCCGACTATCAGCACCGCCGCGCCCTGCAGCGGCTACTGCTGCAACAGCTCGCCGAGCCGGCCAAATTCTTGCGCAGCAAGCTGCCAGGGCAGACCGACATGGGCCTGCTCTACCGCGAGCTGGGCCGCGTCGAGTCGCTGGTCGAAGACATCCTGCTGGCCAGCCTGGACAGCGCCATTCTCGAAGGGGAAACCAATCTGCCGCGCGATGGTGCCGGGCTCGCGTCACTGGCCGAGAAGAAGCGCGGCGCCTGGACCGAGCACGCCGAGCGCATCGCCCGCCTGACCCTGGAAATCCTCAAGCTCTGGCATGGCTTGCAGAAGCGCTTCAAGGGCAAGGTCGACCTGGCCATGACGGTGCCTCTGAACGATGTGAAGGGGCAACTGGCCAAGCTGGTCTACCCCGGCTTCGCGCGTGACACGCCGCTGGAGTGGCTGAAGGAAATCCCGCGCTACCTCAAGGCCGTGGAACAGCGCCTCGACAAGGTCGCCGGTCAGGTCCAGCGCGACCGCGTGTGGAGTGGTGAGATGGCCGGCTACTGGGAACAGTACTCGGCGCGCCTGGCCAAGCACGCCCAGGAAGGCAAGCGCGACCCGGAGCTGGTGCTCTATCGCTGGATGCTGGAGGAGTACCGCGTCTCGCTGTTCGCCCAGCAGCTGGGAACGAAGATTCCGGTGTCGGACAAGCGCTTGTCGAAGCAGTGGAGCCAGGTCGAGGCCTGA
- a CDS encoding glutathione binding-like protein — translation MSDLSAFPITHKWPAEHPDRLQLYSLPTPNGVKVSIMLEELGLPYEPHLVSFERNDQMSPEFLSLNPNNKIPAILDPNGPDGQPLALFESGAILVYLADKTDSLLAPGASGRYETLQWLMFQMGGIGPMFGQIGFFNKFAGKDYEDKRPLQRYVGEAKRLLAVLDQRLEGRDWIMGERYTIADIATFPWIRNLVGFYEAGELVGFENFQNVKRVLERFLARPAVQRGLSIPKRD, via the coding sequence ATGTCAGACCTTTCCGCGTTCCCCATCACCCATAAATGGCCCGCCGAACACCCTGACCGCCTGCAGCTGTACTCGCTGCCCACGCCCAATGGCGTGAAGGTGTCGATCATGCTGGAAGAACTGGGCCTGCCCTACGAGCCGCACCTGGTCAGCTTCGAACGCAACGACCAGATGTCCCCCGAATTCCTCTCGCTCAACCCGAACAACAAGATCCCGGCGATCCTCGACCCCAACGGCCCGGACGGCCAGCCGCTGGCGCTGTTCGAGTCCGGCGCGATCCTGGTCTACCTCGCCGACAAGACCGACTCGCTGCTCGCCCCCGGCGCCAGCGGCCGCTACGAGACACTGCAGTGGCTGATGTTCCAGATGGGCGGGATCGGCCCGATGTTCGGCCAGATCGGCTTCTTCAACAAATTCGCCGGCAAGGACTACGAGGACAAGCGCCCACTGCAGCGCTACGTCGGCGAAGCCAAGCGCCTGCTGGCCGTGCTCGACCAGCGCCTGGAAGGCCGCGACTGGATCATGGGCGAGCGCTACACCATCGCCGACATCGCCACCTTCCCGTGGATTCGCAACCTGGTAGGTTTCTACGAGGCGGGCGAGCTGGTCGGTTTCGAGAACTTCCAGAACGTGAAGCGCGTGCTGGAGCGCTTCCTCGCGCGGCCAGCGGTGCAGCGTGGGCTGAGCATTCCAAAACGGGACTAA
- a CDS encoding MFS transporter, with protein MPIALYALTAGAFGIGVTEFVIMGLLLEVGQDFGVSISAAGLLISGYALGVVLGAPLLTALTARWPQRRTLLGLMVIFTLGNLACALAPDYATLMAARVLTSFAHGTFFGVGSVVATSLVPAERRASAIALMFTGLTVATILGVPLGTWLGQLYGWRAAFWVVTGIGVLALAILAIYLPRNGAPPAAGNLRDDFRVLKRPAVLLGLLTTVLGFGGVFTVFSYVSPLLTRLAGFSESAVSPVLLVFGGGLVLGNLLGGKLADRKLVPALLGSLVALAVVMGLMSFALQNQVAVVIFIALLGAAGFATVPPLQMWVLEKAHGAGQSVAASFNIAAFNLGNALGAWLGGMTIDHGPGLAALPWVGALLPLAAIATALICLRLEREPALPAGTVQQAR; from the coding sequence GTGCCCATTGCCTTGTATGCCTTGACCGCCGGTGCCTTTGGCATCGGCGTTACCGAATTCGTGATCATGGGATTGCTGCTGGAGGTCGGCCAGGACTTCGGCGTGTCGATCTCCGCTGCCGGCCTGCTGATCTCCGGCTACGCCCTGGGCGTGGTGCTCGGCGCGCCGCTGCTCACCGCCCTTACCGCGCGCTGGCCGCAGCGCCGCACGCTGCTGGGACTGATGGTGATCTTCACCCTCGGCAACCTGGCCTGTGCCCTGGCACCGGACTACGCCACGCTGATGGCGGCGCGGGTGCTGACCTCCTTCGCCCACGGCACCTTCTTCGGCGTCGGCTCGGTGGTCGCCACCAGCCTGGTGCCGGCCGAACGCCGTGCCTCGGCCATCGCCCTGATGTTCACCGGCCTGACCGTCGCCACCATCCTCGGCGTCCCGCTGGGCACCTGGCTCGGCCAACTGTACGGCTGGCGTGCGGCCTTCTGGGTGGTGACCGGCATCGGTGTGCTGGCCCTGGCGATCCTGGCGATCTACCTGCCGCGCAACGGCGCCCCGCCGGCGGCCGGCAACCTGCGCGACGACTTCCGCGTGCTGAAGCGCCCGGCCGTGCTGCTTGGCCTGCTGACCACCGTGCTCGGTTTCGGCGGCGTGTTCACCGTGTTCAGCTATGTGTCGCCGCTGCTGACCCGCCTCGCCGGTTTCTCCGAGAGCGCCGTGTCGCCGGTGCTGCTGGTGTTCGGCGGCGGGCTGGTGCTGGGCAACCTGCTCGGCGGCAAGCTGGCCGACCGCAAGCTGGTCCCGGCCCTGCTTGGCAGCCTGGTGGCACTGGCAGTGGTCATGGGGTTGATGAGCTTTGCGTTGCAGAACCAGGTCGCCGTGGTCATCTTCATTGCCCTGCTCGGCGCTGCCGGCTTCGCCACCGTGCCACCGCTGCAGATGTGGGTGCTGGAGAAAGCCCATGGCGCCGGCCAGAGCGTGGCGGCCAGCTTCAACATCGCCGCATTCAACCTGGGCAATGCCCTGGGTGCCTGGCTCGGCGGCATGACCATCGACCACGGCCCAGGCCTCGCCGCACTGCCCTGGGTCGGCGCCCTGCTGCCGCTCGCAGCCATCGCCACGGCGCTGATCTGCCTGCGCCTGGAGCGCGAACCGGCGTTGCCGGCGGGCACCGTCCAGCAGGCCCGGTGA
- a CDS encoding YdcH family protein: protein MFPEYREKITRLKAEDPHFAKLFHSHNDLDQEIKNMEAGITPASHDTIESLKKQKLQLKDDLYEILRKKDGCCGGCGG, encoded by the coding sequence ATGTTTCCTGAATACCGTGAAAAAATTACCCGCCTCAAAGCCGAGGATCCGCATTTCGCCAAGCTCTTCCATAGCCACAACGATCTCGACCAGGAGATCAAGAACATGGAAGCCGGCATCACCCCTGCATCGCACGACACCATCGAGTCGCTGAAGAAGCAGAAACTGCAGCTCAAGGACGATCTCTACGAGATTCTGCGCAAGAAGGACGGCTGCTGTGGCGGCTGTGGTGGTTGA
- a CDS encoding acyltransferase family protein → MLVSLQALRALAAWLVVFHHFMQVFFDFRADSLGGRLLSTRGQVGVDIFFVLSGFVIHLSSAGRPMSPLTFLVQRLARVAPAYWLYTAITALIIYAFADVMPVYGVGGKSLLLSMLFIPSENPGGFGKYPVLPVGWTLNFEMLFYGLFALSFLVAERWRPWLVTALVLLVAQVLAREPWVSNFYRNPIIFEFLLGLCLAALYRRGWLNWPRPLALATAAMAVTTIALFPADHPWRLLTWGLPAAALLAACVALEPLFERNRVLHALGDWSYSVYLLHVIVLWLAAYWLHERLGLTPYQTLGISVPAILLLSWLSYEWVERKMARQVRTAYARLAEPLAARRAQTGSL, encoded by the coding sequence ATGCTGGTTTCGCTTCAGGCACTGCGGGCACTGGCCGCCTGGCTGGTGGTGTTCCATCACTTCATGCAGGTGTTCTTCGATTTCCGCGCCGACAGCCTCGGCGGCAGATTGCTCTCCACCCGCGGCCAGGTCGGCGTCGACATCTTCTTCGTCCTCAGCGGCTTCGTGATCCACCTTTCCAGCGCCGGCCGGCCGATGTCGCCGCTGACTTTCCTGGTCCAGCGCCTGGCCCGCGTCGCCCCGGCCTACTGGCTGTACACGGCGATCACCGCGCTGATCATCTACGCCTTCGCCGATGTGATGCCGGTCTACGGCGTCGGCGGCAAGTCGCTGCTGCTGTCCATGCTGTTCATCCCCAGCGAGAACCCCGGCGGCTTCGGCAAGTATCCGGTGCTACCGGTGGGCTGGACGCTGAACTTCGAGATGCTCTTCTACGGCCTGTTCGCCCTCTCCTTCCTGGTCGCCGAACGCTGGCGTCCCTGGCTGGTGACCGCACTGGTGCTGCTGGTGGCGCAGGTGCTGGCGCGCGAGCCATGGGTCAGCAACTTCTATCGCAACCCGATCATCTTCGAGTTCCTCCTCGGCCTGTGCCTCGCGGCGCTGTACCGGCGTGGCTGGCTGAACTGGCCGCGACCGCTGGCGCTGGCGACAGCCGCCATGGCAGTGACGACCATCGCGCTGTTCCCTGCCGACCATCCCTGGCGCCTGCTGACCTGGGGCCTGCCCGCCGCCGCACTGCTCGCCGCCTGCGTGGCGCTGGAACCGCTGTTCGAGCGCAACCGGGTGCTGCATGCGCTGGGCGACTGGTCCTATTCGGTCTACCTGCTGCACGTGATCGTGCTCTGGCTGGCCGCGTACTGGCTGCATGAACGGCTGGGCCTGACGCCCTACCAGACGCTGGGCATCAGCGTACCAGCCATCCTGTTGCTGTCCTGGCTGAGCTACGAATGGGTTGAACGGAAGATGGCCCGCCAGGTGCGCACGGCCTATGCCCGCCTGGCCGAGCCGCTGGCCGCCAGGCGCGCTCAGACCGGATCGCTGTAG
- a CDS encoding HIT family protein, whose protein sequence is MSLHGTYDSQNIFAQIIRGEAPCYKLYEDDDVLAFLDLFPQSYGHALVIPKNSPARNILEVDPDALAKVMRVVQRLTGVIVEELNPDGVQVAQFNGAPAGQTVFHIHVHIVPRYAGEGLGIHAANKAEAGELEKLQARLVARLNG, encoded by the coding sequence ATGAGCCTGCACGGCACCTACGATTCGCAGAACATCTTCGCCCAGATCATTCGTGGCGAGGCTCCCTGCTACAAGCTGTACGAGGACGACGACGTGCTCGCCTTCCTCGACCTGTTCCCGCAGTCCTACGGCCATGCCCTGGTGATTCCGAAGAATTCTCCAGCGCGCAATATCCTCGAAGTCGACCCCGACGCCTTGGCCAAGGTGATGCGTGTGGTGCAGCGCCTGACCGGCGTGATCGTCGAAGAGCTCAATCCCGATGGCGTGCAGGTCGCCCAGTTCAACGGCGCGCCCGCCGGGCAGACGGTGTTTCACATCCACGTGCACATCGTCCCGCGCTATGCCGGCGAGGGCCTGGGCATCCACGCGGCGAACAAGGCCGAGGCGGGTGAACTGGAGAAGCTGCAGGCGCGCCTCGTTGCCCGTCTGAACGGCTGA
- a CDS encoding GGDEF domain-containing protein, producing MHRNSDPDHLFESSAGPTGLEEADHRLLMRLIFTCTGATLGLFSILQCFAGNYWLAGAELATCGLLLWATQRLKRVTRLVPWIIAYLLPTFCFILYIIIMPNASASAFVWVYLMPVMAYLLLGKWRGFLLAVPFMLIATVMYLHANRLRLDAPGLIDIGNGIFCGVLVIAFMHVYEERRAAAYKQLRNLALTDALTGVASRESFQRALRRCIQEAARYETRLVLVVLDVDHFKNINDQWGHDAGDKALQHLCSRLRHRLRATDLIGRLGGEEFGLLLPFTDRFDARPLVESLRRDIDEAPLMYHGQRIPISATFGLAEWPGDGLDADELYRCTDRRLYRGKAEGRNRLVYSDPV from the coding sequence ATGCACCGCAACAGCGATCCCGACCATCTGTTCGAGTCCAGCGCCGGACCGACCGGCCTGGAGGAAGCAGACCATCGTCTGCTGATGCGGTTGATCTTTACCTGTACCGGCGCGACGCTGGGATTGTTCTCGATTCTCCAGTGCTTCGCCGGCAACTACTGGCTGGCCGGCGCCGAACTGGCCACCTGTGGCCTGCTGCTGTGGGCCACGCAGCGGCTCAAGCGGGTAACGCGCCTGGTGCCCTGGATCATCGCCTACCTGCTGCCGACCTTCTGCTTCATCCTCTACATCATCATCATGCCCAACGCTTCGGCATCGGCCTTCGTCTGGGTCTACCTGATGCCGGTGATGGCTTACCTGCTGCTGGGCAAGTGGCGCGGCTTCCTGCTCGCCGTGCCGTTCATGCTGATCGCCACGGTGATGTACCTGCACGCCAATCGCTTGCGCCTGGATGCCCCGGGCCTGATCGACATCGGCAATGGCATCTTCTGTGGCGTGCTGGTGATCGCCTTCATGCACGTGTACGAGGAACGTCGCGCCGCCGCCTACAAGCAGCTGCGGAACCTGGCGCTGACCGACGCACTGACTGGCGTGGCCAGCCGCGAGAGTTTTCAGCGTGCGTTGCGTCGTTGCATCCAGGAGGCGGCGCGGTACGAGACGCGCCTGGTGCTGGTGGTGCTGGACGTCGACCACTTCAAGAACATCAACGACCAGTGGGGCCACGACGCCGGAGACAAGGCCCTGCAGCACCTGTGCAGTCGCCTGCGCCACCGCCTGCGCGCCACCGACCTGATCGGCCGGCTGGGCGGCGAGGAGTTCGGCCTGTTGCTGCCCTTCACCGACCGCTTCGACGCCAGGCCGCTGGTGGAATCCCTGCGCCGGGATATCGACGAGGCGCCGCTGATGTACCACGGCCAGCGTATCCCGATTTCAGCCACTTTCGGCCTCGCCGAATGGCCGGGCGACGGGCTGGATGCGGACGAACTCTACCGCTGCACTGACCGTCGCCTGTATCGCGGCAAGGCCGAGGGGCGCAACCGTCTGGTCTACAGCGATCCGGTCTGA
- the fadD1 gene encoding long-chain-fatty-acid--CoA ligase FadD1, with translation MTDNFWKDKYPVGIAAEINADQYPNILAVLKESCQRFADKPAFSNLGKTLTYGEMYKLSGDFAAYLQQNTDLKPGDRIAVQLPNVLQYPVVVFGAMRAGLVVVNTNPLYTAREMEHQFNDSGAKALVCLANMAHLAEEVLPKTGIRNVIVTEVGDMLPPLKRFIVNFVVKNIKKMVPAYNIPNAQKLTDVLAKGRGKAVKEVSPHNDDVAVLQYTGGTTGVAKGAMLTHRNLVANMLQCKALMGANLNEGCEILITPLPLYHIYAFTFHCMAMMLTGNHNILVTNPRDLASMVKELSQWKFTGFVGLNTLFVGLCNNEGFRKLDFSALKLTLSGGMALQQAAAERWKDVTGCAICEGYGMTETSPVVSVNPFQNIQIGTIGIPVPSTQCKVISDDGQDLPLGERGELCVKGPQVMKGYWQRQEATDEILDKDGWLRTGDIAIIQEDGYMRIVDRKKDMILVSGFNVYPNELEDVLATLPGVLQCAAIGIPDEKSGEAIKVFVVSKPGVTLTKEQVMQHMHDNLTGYKRPKSVEFRDSLPTTNVGKILRRELRDEELKKIRA, from the coding sequence ATGACCGACAATTTCTGGAAGGACAAATACCCAGTGGGGATCGCTGCCGAGATCAACGCTGACCAGTACCCGAACATCCTCGCGGTACTCAAAGAATCCTGCCAACGTTTTGCAGACAAGCCTGCCTTCAGCAACCTGGGCAAGACCCTGACCTACGGCGAGATGTACAAGCTCTCCGGGGACTTCGCCGCCTACCTGCAACAGAACACCGATCTCAAGCCCGGCGACCGCATCGCCGTGCAACTGCCCAACGTGCTCCAGTACCCGGTCGTGGTCTTCGGCGCCATGCGCGCTGGCCTGGTCGTGGTCAACACCAACCCGCTGTATACCGCGCGGGAAATGGAGCACCAGTTCAACGACTCCGGCGCCAAGGCGCTGGTGTGCCTGGCGAACATGGCGCACCTGGCCGAGGAAGTGCTGCCCAAGACCGGCATCCGCAACGTCATCGTCACCGAAGTGGGTGACATGCTGCCGCCGCTCAAGCGCTTCATCGTCAATTTTGTGGTCAAGAACATCAAGAAGATGGTCCCGGCCTACAACATCCCCAACGCGCAGAAACTCACCGACGTCCTGGCCAAAGGCCGTGGCAAGGCGGTGAAGGAAGTCTCGCCGCACAACGACGACGTCGCCGTGCTGCAGTACACCGGTGGCACCACCGGCGTGGCCAAGGGCGCGATGCTGACCCACCGCAACCTGGTCGCCAACATGCTGCAGTGCAAGGCACTGATGGGCGCCAACCTCAATGAAGGTTGCGAGATCCTCATCACCCCGCTGCCGCTGTACCACATCTACGCCTTCACCTTCCATTGCATGGCGATGATGCTTACCGGCAACCACAACATCCTGGTGACCAACCCGCGCGACCTGGCCAGCATGGTCAAGGAGCTGTCGCAGTGGAAGTTCACCGGCTTCGTCGGCCTGAACACCCTGTTCGTCGGCCTGTGCAACAACGAAGGCTTCCGCAAGCTGGACTTTTCCGCGCTGAAGCTGACCCTCTCCGGCGGCATGGCCCTGCAACAGGCCGCTGCCGAGCGCTGGAAGGACGTCACCGGCTGCGCCATCTGCGAAGGCTACGGCATGACCGAGACCAGCCCTGTGGTGTCGGTGAACCCGTTCCAGAACATCCAGATCGGCACCATTGGCATCCCGGTTCCGTCGACCCAGTGCAAGGTCATCAGCGATGACGGCCAGGACCTGCCGCTGGGCGAGCGTGGCGAACTGTGCGTCAAGGGCCCGCAGGTGATGAAAGGCTACTGGCAGCGCCAGGAAGCCACCGACGAGATCCTCGACAAGGACGGCTGGCTGCGTACCGGCGACATCGCGATCATCCAGGAAGACGGCTACATGCGTATCGTCGACCGCAAGAAGGACATGATCCTGGTGTCGGGCTTCAACGTGTACCCCAACGAGCTGGAAGACGTGCTCGCCACCCTGCCGGGCGTGCTGCAGTGCGCCGCCATCGGCATCCCGGACGAGAAGTCCGGCGAGGCGATCAAGGTCTTCGTGGTGTCCAAGCCGGGCGTCACGCTGACCAAGGAGCAGGTCATGCAGCACATGCACGACAACCTCACCGGCTACAAGCGTCCCAAGTCCGTGGAGTTCCGCGACAGCCTGCCGACCACCAACGTCGGCAAGATCCTGCGCCGCGAATTGCGCGACGAAGAGCTCAAGAAGATCAGGGCTTAA
- a CDS encoding 3-isopropylmalate dehydratase: MRSILAVLSVLALSGCASYQNDEVHPVPTDRLLAYQQPGKDSVKVDVTRDIGYLGGGCYVAITIDHEIAARIGKGESASFHVPAGKHVVGIIGDKDGEGLCSKAMLRRELLVPLEPGGNNTFRIVSDNRTGFDIKPAVE, from the coding sequence ATGCGTTCGATTCTTGCCGTCCTGTCCGTGCTCGCGCTTTCCGGTTGTGCCTCGTACCAGAACGACGAGGTCCATCCCGTCCCCACCGACCGCCTGCTGGCCTACCAGCAACCCGGCAAGGACAGCGTCAAGGTCGACGTCACCCGCGACATCGGCTATCTCGGCGGCGGCTGCTACGTCGCCATCACCATCGACCACGAAATAGCCGCGCGCATCGGCAAGGGCGAGTCGGCCAGCTTCCACGTGCCAGCAGGCAAGCACGTGGTCGGCATCATCGGCGACAAGGACGGCGAAGGCCTGTGCAGCAAGGCCATGCTGCGCCGCGAACTGCTGGTGCCGCTCGAACCGGGCGGCAACAACACCTTCCGCATCGTCAGCGACAACCGCACCGGTTTCGACATCAAGCCCGCCGTCGAATAA